The region ACAGGGATTTGGACTGTCCTCGCGCTGTTAGAGGGTATAGAGCTTCTGTCCCACCGTTTGCTTGCCTTGAGCAAACTCAAATCGTTCAGATTGTGCGCCAGAACAGGCAGTCCGTTGCAGAATCGACTGCGCCACGCAACTAAGACGGAAGTGACGGTTGACCGCTTCCTCGTTCCGCACCTGAGCCGACTCTAGCCCGGTGTGCTGTTTGCTCACCTCATGAAAGACCTCGCAGGACCATCGATAACTCCAAGTCTGCATGACTCGCCCACTTTCCCAATGCAACGCATCGGTGAGCAGGAAGCGAGGTGGGTCTTGTAAATCTGCTTGCTCGTGGACGATGACCAATCGCTTGCGTCCAAACTTCTTGAGGCGCACGACTTTGGTAAATGCCCAAATCGGTTTCGTTTCGCCGTTGCGGCAAGTGACTTGAATCGGGCGAAAGCTCTCTGGGTGATGGATTCTGAGTTCTAAACCAATCGCATCTACCCGTTGCCATTGGTCATTCCACAAGATGTTGCGAGAACTTTTCACTTCACTCACCCAGTGTTTTTCTGCGGACTCAATCATGGTGGGTAAACTTCACCATCCACACCCCATTGGTCAACGCATAATCGGCGGTGGGAAAATTGTCCTTCCGCTTCCACTGGGCGCACAATCTCGACGGCAATCTCGGTGCGTTTGCGATACTCCAATCGATTCTTGTGATAATGCAACATCTCAATCAGTCGTTCTCGCACTTGGTCTAAATCGTCATAGTGGGATTTTGCCGTCACCTTCAGATACTCCCGTTCTGCCACTGAAAAATCTGGAAACTGCACCACCACGTCAATCCCATCAATTAGGTGGCGGTTCGCAATCGTCGCCGTCACCACCGTTTGAAAGCAACTCATCCGATGTTCCACATAATCATAGGATCGCTTCACCCCAAAGATCTGCTTGCCCCAATCGTGATGGCTGAGCGTCCAATCCAGACTGATGACTTCTCGCCCTCGCCCCTGATGCTCTTTGGCTATCACAGCACGATGATGGGACATTAACTCTGAACTCCTCCAGCCCGCCTCAAACACCGCTGCGTGCATCGCTCTTCGTCCGCCGACCTCCCCACCTGCTACCCATTGTCCGGCAATCCCTTGCAAGGTTTTGTTCTCACTCAACAGCAATCCGGTCACATAGCGACTCACCTGCTCAAAGCCTGCGCCTCGGCAGAACAGGTCTCGATATTTCCCAAACTCTTGAGCAATCGTCGATGGCACAGCGACAAAGGGCAGCATGATACGGCTACGGCTAACGTCTCCTACATTTTCTGCTTATCTTTTTCCTTTCTGGGTAACTTGCCAAGTCGTGTGTTAGTGCTGTTGCAAGTGGGACAGTGTACAGGTTCGAGTACCATCGTAGTCGTTTTGAACTACCCTAACTGATTTGGTAATTCTATTTACCCTGATCCTTAGCCCCATGTCTAGAACATTACCTAGCTCCCACAGATAACATTGTGGCGGTCGGCTCCAACGACTTGTTATGCTGTCGCCGCTACCTAGACTCCATAATTTTTAAAAACTCATCTGCTGTAATCACTAACACATCACGAAATGGATGCAATACAAGTAAATCCCTATCGCCACTGACGATGTACTGCGCTTCCCCATTCAATGCCAACTCCAATACCTTGTCATCTTTTGGATCACGGCACTCTTGAACATTCTCAGTTATTTCAACCAAAACAGCCCGTTCTATCAAAGCTTCTAAAAATTCTTCTCGCTCTTCAGCGGTTAAATACTGATTGAATCTTTCGCGCCCAAGAACCTCATTCAACTCCTCCAAAAGGTCAAGTGATAGTAATACTTCTCCATTTGCTAAAGCATATCGAAGTGCTTGAGCAGGTTTGCTGTTCTCAAACAGAAGCGCACTGACAAGAACATTTGTATCAAAAACGTAGCGCACTTCATTCTTCATCCAAAATTGAGTTCAAAATTTCTGGGGTTAACCCCCGTGCTTGAGCATTCTGACTAATATCACTCATCACTTCCTCTAGAGGTCTTTTGCGTCGAGTCGCATCACCAAGTTTGAGGCTGAGTAATGCTTCTAACTTGCGACGCTGCTCTTCAGAGGCTGCCTCGAAAATACGGGCAACCTCAGCATTAACGCGGATTGTGATCGTTTTAGTTTCCATATCAGTTATTTAGTCTACAAACGATTTTACTGTTGCAAATCCTGCCATTGGTCTATGGCGAACTGAATCAAGCATTCTCTCCTATTGTTAATTGCATCCTCATCCCATACATGACGCTCAACACCATTATCGAAAACAATAGCTTTCAAGGATTCAAATGGTTCTGCGAGCAACCCGGTTGGCAGAACGCTCAACACCATTATCGAAAACAATAGCTTTCAAGTGCATAAGATCAGCCTTCTTGTAAACCTCCTTTTTGTCTTCAAAACACTTATTACTTGCCTCTGAATTGAGAGGTGGTGAGAGTAGACATAAATTTCCGATGGAGTGCAAAAGCTCCTTGTGCTTAGTTTCAGCAATATGGCTCCAACCAGAATTAGTTTTATCTTGAGGCAAAATATGTTCTATTGTATTATTCGGATTCGATTCCCATATCTCATTCCAGAGAATTTGATTAAGTTGAGTACCATTCGTCTTTGATAGATACTCTTCATACCTAAAGAAGAAGTATCGCAATTCTTTTTGCCAGTCACTATAAAAATCATGCTTATTCAGTTCTTCAACTGCTGTTTCGATAGGAAAATCACTACCTATCCCTGAAATAGAATTCAGCAAATCATCAACATTTGCATTTGCATCCTTGCGGATCTTCTTTGCCGCACGTACATATTCACCAACTTTAGTACGTGCATCTTTTCTAAAAAGACCAAATATCTTGAAAGAAGTCCGTTCCCACTGCTCAAGTAGCCTATCTCGTTCTTCTTCTCTCAAGTCTTTCCGAAGCATAATTGCCACTGCCAGTAATCTTGCCTGAGTAATATCAGTGACGGCATTTCTTCTTTTATCGGCATATAGCTTGGATAAACAAGATGTGATCTCCTTAAGCCAAACTGTATTCTCAATGATTTTATTGATGATCAAATCATTGCCAGATAGCTTTACACAATCATTTTTGAAGAATTCAAGCGTATCTTCTGCACTGAGAGGTCTTCCCGCTCCGCTTTCCTCTTTTAAAGTCGCGGCAAATCGTATTATTTCATGCCCTGGGATATTTTGAAGTCCAATTTCTCTATATATATCAGACCAGTAGCCATGAAGCTCATTTAAGTGCTGACTGAAAAGATCATTACTCTCGGGGCTACTTGCATATTCGTATAATAGTCCCATTAACAAGCTTTTACATTTATCAAGCCAGTCAACATCAAGTCCTCGACTATTTAAAACTTCAAAAATGGTATATACCGCACCTTTATCTTCTAGCGATTGAAAGATAAAGTAGAGATAATTTTTTACAAGAGCGAGAAGGTTGACTGCATTAGGGTGAGCGGTTACAAATTTCTCACAATCTTTAATTGCTTGTGATATATTTTTGTCGGCAGTAGTTTTTATAGAACTTACTTCTGGCTTTTTCCCATCCTTTAAGTAATTTCTAAGAATAAGTCGATTATCATGATTATTCTGTAGAATAATAAGCCTTCCGTCATCTTTGACTAGCAACTTATTTAATTCTTTTGCTTCATCAAGCTGTTGCTCAGATTCAAGCTTAAGACTTATAGACTTTAAAAGAATAACTAGTGTTGTTAATCGTTGTTGCCCATCAACAACATCATAAATATAGAAAGTGTTGGAACCAACTTGCTCCTTATCCTTTGTTTTCAGGCAAACAATAGTTGCCATAAAATGAGTTCTTTCATCGTATTTCTCCCTAGCTAATTCCAGCTTTTTAATATCTTCAAATAATTCATGCCTCTGCCTTGACTGCCAACTGTAGTGACGCTGGTATTCAGGAATCCTAAAAAGTTTGTCGCTTAGGATTACGATTAAAGGCTTGAATTCAGGCTGAATCATACTACATATAAGCTAGTCAGTAGTATCTATTATATCGCCGCTGACCTCAAAGCAGTACCTCCTCGAATCCCTGGTTCAACCTAGCTTTGAAGTCTGACAGATTATCTTTCGGTTGCGCTCCTACCAATAACTTGAGGCAGCATAACAACCCGGCTGGAGCGGACTGAAGGGAGATCTCGGTGAGGATACAAAAATTTAGGGCAGCCGCTCAGCCGGAACGTTATGTCACCGCTACTGTCACAACTGACTGATGTACTCTAGAAGATTTGCTTCAGCCTTAAACCACTCTCCAGCCAATCTAATTTCACTAAACTTTTTATGCAGCGATTGTTCTAGTTCATGAGCTTCTTTGCCTCCTTCGACTTGCACTGACTTGATCAGCTTTAACTTAGCTGGACTAGATGTTTGAAGCACATTCATCCTTTTTGCTAAATCTTTTGCCCGACCTATTTTGATTGCATTACTATCTTCATTCAAAATAAAGTAAGTGAAATGGGCTTGATGAGCCAACTTCTCGCCATCAAGAGAGTGTGTTCTATTACCTGGAGTAACGAGCTTGGCGTTTGAACCTGCCCACGTCTTGATCCATGTACATATCGCCTGGATGGTTAAAGACTTTTGCGCTCTTATCGTAACAAGCTCCCCATCGATATTCAGCGTAAACTTCTTTGCACCAGCCTTGCCTCTAGAAGGAGGTTGAATAAAATCTTCATAGGTATTGATGTAAGTTTCAGTATATGGAACTGAATCCTTATATCGTGTGACTGTAATTTCTTTAGTTTTAGTTACTCTTCTTGTTGCAGGGTGCTTGTTAGGGATGCCAAAACGCTTCATGTCCTCTGTTGTAACTTCCACCCACCCCCAACCTTCATCTGGATTGTTTGGATTCCTGTCAATGTAAATAACGTTTCCAACCCATCTAACCATACGCGCTCAAATAGCAGATAAACTTCAACTACATCAATAATGATCTGTACCAAAATAATCTGTACCAACTTGCTCTTGATTCCAACAGATAATCTTGCGGTTGCTCTCCCAACCGGAGACTTGAGAATCTATGTAAGCCGTGAGAGGCAGAAGGAAACCTCCGATACCCTTGAGGATAGGACGTTTCAATTCTACTCAATGATAAAACTCGGAGGCGGATATGAAGATTCTCGCAATTGACCTGGGAAAATTCAAGAGCGTCGCTTGCCTGTTGGATACANNNNNNNNNNNNNNNNNNNNNNNNNNNNNNNNNNNNNNNNNNNNNNNNNNNNNNNNNNNNNNNNNNNNNNNNNNNNNNNNNNNNNNNNNNNNNNNNNNNNACACACTCCTAACCGATAACCTCCCTGGACCTCCCAGCACGAAAACGAAGCCAGCTAACGTTCCTGGTCAGCGGTTGCCGAGATCTTTGCAACACCACAAGTGGCTTGGGTCAATCCGCTGCACCAGGTTTGTTAGCCCTCGCTAACTACCAACACTATGAATACTGACCAATAAGATATTTATATCGACGATCTGTGAGCATCGTCAACAGATTGTTACGTAAAGGTGTTTTTTGAGCAGGATCTAATTTGCCTTGTAATAGGGCTATTGTGAGGATTACTTTTGGAAGCGCATAGTAAGGCCAATTTTGTGATGGTTGATATTTCAAGTAGCTGCTCAATTGATGATCTAGTTTTGTTAATCTCTTTAAACTAGCGATATGCGCTAAAACCTCTAGAGCCTGTAAAAGCCCATTTTGAGTAACTGTTTCAGTAATAGAAAGTTGGTCTTGCTCCAGCAAAAGTGGTGTTACAGCAGCAACTTGTCTAGCTGTCCATGCTGATTTCTCCCAAATATCTTTGGATGAAGCAACTAAAGACATCAAATCTGCTCTTGAACCATATTTTGCTAACAACCAAATGGCAGCCACTACGCCTGATGATGAGTATGAACCGTTTTTCTTGGCAATCCTCTTAGCGAGAGTAACCATTCTTTGAACAAATTGACCTGTAGCCGGAGTTTCCCAAGTTACAAGGCATTGAATAGCCTCAAACAGTGAAACATCGTCTTCACAGTGTCCAGACATGAGAAAGCTTTCAATGTAGTCTATGCGTTTTTTAGTGATACCTAAACGCACAAGATAATTAAAAGCTGCGCCCCTAAGACTTGGGGAATCTGCAAGAATTGAGGGAAGATGCTTCTCAAGACAGGCATCCTTAATCATCCCAAACAGGCTAAAATACCGCTTAAAAACTTTATCCCATTGACCGATTTTTGCTTTGCGTTCAAAGCCTCTAAATCTTTTCTTCAGTAAATACCTTTGTTTTTTTTGCGTTATTTGACTACCAGAACCGTGTTTTATTGAAGCCTCAATAATTGTTAAAGCGCGGTTTTCCTGCATCCAAAAATGTGCAACGGCATCCTGAGCAGATAAAATCTTACTTTTGCTGGTATTTAAGCGAAGTCCCTGACTACTCAGTATATTATCTAGGTTTCGTAATAGCCTTTTCCCTTCTTCACGTGAATTTACCCCTGCGTCGATATCATCCATCCATCTAACAAAATTTCCGTTCGTTGCACTCTCCAATTCCTCGTCAAGCTTGAACAAGTATGCATGAGCAAGTAAACGTGGAGCATCAAAATTTATCTGAGGCAATCCAACTCCTGAATGTGGCATATAGTAAGGTCGCCATGAGAAGGACTCAAGCAAGTAAAACAAGAAGTTGAGAAGATTTTCACTAAATTTTCCACAGGATGCCAGTGTATTGCGGAGCGATGCCAGCGGAATACAGTCAAAATAATTTGCGATATCAGTTACAACAATATATTGGTATAAGTCGGTAAACTTCCAAATACGTTGCTGAAATTGGGGCCAAAGTAGCCACCAAGGATAAGCAAAAGTACCATCTACCTGTTCTACGTCTCCTGGTGTATGAGTTCGTGAATAGTATGCATTTTTTGATGGCT is a window of Leptolyngbyaceae cyanobacterium JSC-12 DNA encoding:
- a CDS encoding hypothetical protein (IMG reference gene:2510097180), whose amino-acid sequence is MIESAEKHWVSEVKSSRNILWNDQWQRVDAIGLELRIHHPESFRPIQVTCRNGETKPIWAFTKVVRLKKFGRKRLVIVHEQADLQDPPRFLLTDALHWESGRVMQTWSYRWSCEVFHEVSKQHTGLESAQVRNEEAVNRHFRLSCVAQSILQRTACSGAQSERFEFAQGKQTVGQKLYTL
- a CDS encoding putative toxin-antitoxin system toxin component, PIN family (IMG reference gene:2510097182~TIGRFAM: putative toxin-antitoxin system toxin component, PIN family), producing MKNEVRYVFDTNVLVSALLFENSKPAQALRYALANGEVLLSLDLLEELNEVLGRERFNQYLTAEEREEFLEALIERAVLVEITENVQECRDPKDDKVLELALNGEAQYIVSGDRDLLVLHPFRDVLVITADEFLKIMESR
- a CDS encoding hypothetical protein (IMG reference gene:2510097181); amino-acid sequence: MLPFVAVPSTIAQEFGKYRDLFCRGAGFEQVSRYVTGLLLSENKTLQGIAGQWVAGGEVGGRRAMHAAVFEAGWRSSELMSHHRAVIAKEHQGRGREVISLDWTLSHHDWGKQIFGVKRSYDYVEHRMSCFQTVVTATIANRHLIDGIDVVVQFPDFSVAEREYLKVTAKSHYDDLDQVRERLIEMLHYHKNRLEYRKRTEIAVEIVRPVEAEGQFSHRRLCVDQWGVDGEVYPP
- a CDS encoding hypothetical protein (IMG reference gene:2510097183), which produces METKTITIRVNAEVARIFEAASEEQRRKLEALLSLKLGDATRRKRPLEEVMSDISQNAQARGLTPEILNSILDEE
- a CDS encoding Reverse transcriptase (RNA-dependent DNA polymerase) (IMG reference gene:2510097186~PFAM: Reverse transcriptase (RNA-dependent DNA polymerase)): MQGTQRTQNLSLDLDYAFQVQKIVKVWKETVRHGLRKQPLEDLHDFLDIHRNIKPFANRLRKDVLDGHYKPSSPEFVHLEKRDGIPRRLAIPEPADALALQCIVEVLESELKTAQPSKNAYYSRTHTPGDVEQVDGTFAYPWWLLWPQFQQRIWKFTDLYQYIVVTDIANYFDCIPLASLRNTLASCGKFSENLLNFLFYLLESFSWRPYYMPHSGVGLPQINFDAPRLLAHAYLFKLDEELESATNGNFVRWMDDIDAGVNSREEGKRLLRNLDNILSSQGLRLNTSKSKILSAQDAVAHFWMQENRALTIIEASIKHGSGSQITQKKQRYLLKKRFRGFERKAKIGQWDKVFKRYFSLFGMIKDACLEKHLPSILADSPSLRGAAFNYLVRLGITKKRIDYIESFLMSGHCEDDVSLFEAIQCLVTWETPATGQFVQRMVTLAKRIAKKNGSYSSSGVVAAIWLLAKYGSRADLMSLVASSKDIWEKSAWTARQVAAVTPLLLEQDQLSITETVTQNGLLQALEVLAHIASLKRLTKLDHQLSSYLKYQPSQNWPYYALPKVILTIALLQGKLDPAQKTPLRNNLLTMLTDRRYKYLIGQYS
- a CDS encoding T5orf172 domain-containing protein (IMG reference gene:2510097185~PFAM: T5orf172 domain), producing MVRWVGNVIYIDRNPNNPDEGWGWVEVTTEDMKRFGIPNKHPATRRVTKTKEITVTRYKDSVPYTETYINTYEDFIQPPSRGKAGAKKFTLNIDGELVTIRAQKSLTIQAICTWIKTWAGSNAKLVTPGNRTHSLDGEKLAHQAHFTYFILNEDSNAIKIGRAKDLAKRMNVLQTSSPAKLKLIKSVQVEGGKEAHELEQSLHKKFSEIRLAGEWFKAEANLLEYISQL